One genomic region from Burkholderia latens encodes:
- the thiL gene encoding thiamine-phosphate kinase: MPFPSPLPGPSAVPAALSEFSLIDRFFARRAARGARASTLGIGDDCALIAPRSGKLMAISTDMLVEGRHFFPDVAPDALGHKTLAVNLSDLAAMGAEPRAFTLACALPRADAAWLEAFSDGLFALAERFGCELIGGDTTSGPLNLCVTVFGEVAPDAALRRDAACDGDDVWVSGTLGDARAGLGIARGEWTAGTDEAAAFRQALERPEPRIALGLALAGVAHAALDISDGLAGDLQHVLTRSNVCADIDADAVPRSAALATLPPDVQRRCALAGGDDYELCFTAPAAARAAVDAAGTRAGVRVTRIGTIRALSSPAERPAIAWRDAAGAPLTLTLHGFDHFHAD, translated from the coding sequence ATGCCGTTCCCCTCACCGCTACCGGGTCCGTCCGCCGTGCCAGCCGCCTTGTCCGAGTTTTCGTTGATCGACCGCTTCTTCGCACGCCGTGCCGCCCGGGGCGCAAGGGCGTCCACGCTCGGCATCGGCGACGATTGCGCGCTGATCGCACCGCGATCCGGCAAGTTGATGGCCATTTCGACCGACATGCTGGTCGAGGGCCGCCATTTCTTTCCCGACGTCGCACCCGACGCGCTCGGCCACAAGACGCTCGCCGTCAACCTGTCGGATCTCGCCGCGATGGGCGCCGAGCCGCGCGCGTTCACGCTCGCGTGCGCGCTGCCGCGCGCCGACGCCGCGTGGCTCGAGGCTTTCAGCGACGGCCTTTTCGCGCTCGCCGAGCGGTTCGGCTGCGAGCTGATCGGCGGCGACACGACGAGCGGGCCGCTGAACCTGTGCGTGACCGTATTCGGCGAAGTCGCGCCCGACGCCGCGTTGCGGCGCGATGCCGCGTGCGACGGCGACGACGTGTGGGTGTCCGGCACGCTCGGCGACGCGCGCGCGGGGCTCGGAATCGCGCGCGGCGAATGGACGGCCGGCACGGACGAAGCCGCCGCGTTCCGGCAAGCGCTCGAGCGCCCGGAGCCGCGCATCGCGCTCGGGCTGGCACTCGCGGGTGTCGCCCACGCGGCGCTCGACATCTCCGACGGCCTCGCCGGCGACCTGCAACACGTCCTCACGCGCTCGAACGTGTGCGCGGACATCGACGCCGACGCGGTGCCGCGCTCGGCCGCGCTCGCGACGCTGCCGCCCGACGTGCAGCGGCGCTGCGCGCTCGCCGGCGGCGACGACTACGAGCTGTGCTTCACCGCGCCGGCGGCGGCCCGCGCGGCAGTCGATGCGGCCGGCACGCGCGCCGGCGTCCGGGTCACGCGAATCGGTACAATACGCGCGTTGTCCTCGCCGGCGGAGCGGCCCGCGATCGCGTGGCGCGACGCCGCCGGCGCGCCGCTGACCCTCACGTTGCACGGTTTCGACCACTTCCATGCAGACTGA
- a CDS encoding NADP-dependent malic enzyme has translation MPSNSYSNPPATRHMSTQASSKAKLREAALDYHEFPTPGKIAIAPTKQMINQRDLALAYSPGVAYACEEIVENPLNAARFTARSNLVGVVTNGTAVLGLGNIGPLASKPVMEGKAVLFKKFAGIDVFDIELNESDPHKLVDVIAALEPTFGGINLEDIKAPDCFIVEREARKRMKIPVFHDDQHGTAIVVAAAVTNGLKVVNKDIKKVKLVASGAGAAALACLDLLVDIGLPLENITVTDLAGVVYKGRTELMDPDKERFARETDARTLAEVIDGADIFLGLSAAGVLKQEMVKGMAERPLILALANPTPEILPELALEVRPDAVLATGRTDYPNQVNNVLCFPFIFRGALDVGATTITREMEIAAVNAIAELAQHEQSDIVATAYGIQDLSFGPEYLIPKPFDPRLIVKIAPAVAQAAMDGGVATRPIEDMDAYKQHLQQFVYHSGTTMKPIFQIARAAPEGKKRVVFAEGEEERVLRAVQIIVDEKLAKPILIGRPSVIEHRIQRYGLRLTPGTDFTVVNTEHDERYRDFWQTYYKMMARKGISEQLARVEMRRRTTLIGSMLVKKGEADGMICGTISTTHRHLHFIDQVIGKRPGCSVYAAMNGLVLPGRQIFLVDTHVNVDPTPEQLAEITIMAAEEVRRFGIEPKVALLSHSNFGTSNAPSAQKMRDTLAILQARAPELKVDGEMHGDVALDAALRKEILPESTLEGDANLLVLPNIDAANIAYNLLKTAAGNNIAIGPILLGAAEPVHVLTESATVRRIVNMAALLVADVNAAR, from the coding sequence ATGCCGTCGAACAGTTATTCTAATCCGCCCGCCACGAGACACATGTCCACTCAAGCCTCCTCCAAAGCCAAGCTCCGCGAAGCCGCGCTCGACTATCACGAATTCCCGACGCCGGGGAAGATCGCGATCGCTCCGACCAAGCAGATGATCAACCAGCGCGATCTCGCGCTCGCGTATTCGCCGGGTGTCGCGTACGCGTGCGAGGAGATCGTCGAGAACCCTCTGAACGCCGCGCGCTTCACCGCGCGCAGCAACCTGGTCGGCGTGGTCACCAACGGCACCGCGGTGCTCGGTCTCGGCAACATCGGCCCGCTCGCGTCGAAGCCGGTGATGGAAGGCAAGGCCGTGCTGTTCAAGAAGTTCGCCGGCATCGACGTGTTCGACATCGAGCTGAACGAGTCGGACCCGCACAAGCTGGTCGACGTGATCGCCGCGCTGGAGCCGACCTTCGGCGGGATCAACCTCGAGGACATCAAGGCGCCGGACTGCTTCATCGTCGAGCGCGAAGCGCGCAAGCGGATGAAGATTCCAGTGTTCCACGACGACCAGCACGGCACCGCGATCGTCGTGGCCGCGGCCGTCACGAACGGCCTGAAGGTCGTGAACAAGGACATCAAGAAGGTCAAGCTCGTCGCATCCGGCGCCGGCGCCGCCGCGCTCGCATGCCTGGACCTGCTCGTCGACATCGGCCTGCCGCTCGAGAACATCACGGTGACCGACCTGGCTGGCGTGGTCTACAAGGGCCGCACCGAGCTGATGGATCCGGACAAGGAGCGTTTCGCGCGCGAAACCGACGCACGCACGCTGGCCGAGGTGATCGACGGCGCGGACATCTTCCTTGGCCTGTCGGCCGCCGGCGTGCTGAAGCAGGAGATGGTGAAGGGGATGGCCGAGCGCCCGCTGATTCTCGCGCTCGCGAACCCGACGCCGGAAATCCTGCCGGAGCTCGCGCTCGAAGTGCGCCCGGACGCGGTGCTGGCCACCGGCCGCACCGATTACCCGAACCAGGTCAACAACGTGCTGTGCTTCCCGTTCATCTTCCGCGGCGCGCTCGACGTCGGCGCGACGACGATCACGCGGGAAATGGAGATCGCGGCGGTCAACGCGATCGCCGAACTCGCGCAGCATGAGCAGAGCGACATCGTCGCGACCGCGTACGGAATCCAGGATCTGTCTTTCGGGCCCGAATACCTGATTCCGAAGCCGTTCGATCCGCGCCTGATCGTGAAGATCGCGCCGGCCGTCGCACAGGCCGCGATGGACGGCGGCGTCGCGACGCGCCCGATCGAGGACATGGACGCGTACAAGCAGCATCTGCAGCAATTCGTGTATCACAGCGGCACGACGATGAAGCCGATCTTCCAGATCGCGCGCGCGGCGCCGGAAGGGAAGAAGCGCGTCGTGTTCGCGGAAGGCGAGGAAGAGCGCGTGCTGCGCGCGGTCCAGATCATCGTCGACGAGAAGCTCGCGAAGCCGATCCTGATCGGCCGCCCGTCGGTGATCGAGCACCGTATCCAGCGCTACGGGCTGCGTCTCACGCCGGGCACCGATTTCACCGTCGTGAACACCGAGCACGACGAGCGTTACCGCGACTTCTGGCAGACGTACTACAAGATGATGGCGCGCAAGGGCATCAGCGAGCAGCTGGCCCGCGTCGAAATGCGCCGCCGCACGACGCTGATCGGCTCGATGCTGGTGAAGAAGGGCGAAGCGGACGGGATGATTTGCGGCACGATCAGCACCACGCACCGCCATCTGCACTTCATCGACCAGGTGATCGGCAAGCGTCCGGGCTGCAGCGTGTACGCCGCGATGAACGGCCTCGTGCTGCCGGGCCGCCAGATCTTCCTCGTCGACACGCACGTGAACGTTGATCCGACCCCGGAACAGCTGGCCGAGATCACGATCATGGCTGCCGAAGAAGTGCGGCGCTTCGGCATCGAGCCGAAGGTTGCGCTGCTGTCGCATTCGAATTTCGGCACGAGCAACGCGCCGTCGGCGCAGAAGATGCGCGATACGCTCGCGATCCTGCAGGCGCGCGCGCCGGAGCTGAAGGTCGACGGCGAAATGCACGGCGATGTCGCGCTCGACGCGGCGCTGCGCAAGGAAATCCTGCCGGAATCGACGCTCGAAGGCGACGCGAACCTCCTGGTCCTGCCGAACATCGATGCCGCGAACATCGCGTACAACCTGCTGAAGACGGCCGCCGGCAACAACATCGCGATCGGGCCGATTCTGCTTGGCGCGGCCGAGCCGGTGCACGTGCTGACCGAATCGGCGACGGTTCGCCGCATCGTCAACATGGCGGCCCTGCTGGTCGCCGACGTGAACGCCGCGCGCTGA
- a CDS encoding ribonuclease: MARKWLRNGALASVFAMFAMGIVGTPTGSLVSAAYARQAASADMAVGGVDTIPTARLPREAVTTLGLIGAGGPYPYEKDGVVFGNRERILPKAKRGYYHEYTVPTPRARNRGARRIVCGGPLRRIDNCYYTDDHYNSFKRIVE, translated from the coding sequence ATGGCACGCAAGTGGCTCCGTAACGGCGCGCTCGCGTCCGTCTTCGCGATGTTCGCGATGGGTATCGTCGGCACGCCGACGGGCAGTCTGGTTTCCGCCGCTTACGCACGGCAGGCCGCGTCGGCAGACATGGCCGTCGGCGGGGTCGATACGATCCCGACCGCCCGCTTGCCTCGCGAAGCCGTGACAACGCTCGGCCTGATCGGCGCCGGTGGTCCCTACCCGTACGAGAAAGACGGCGTCGTTTTCGGTAACCGCGAGCGGATTCTGCCGAAGGCGAAGCGCGGCTACTACCACGAGTACACGGTGCCGACGCCGCGCGCGCGCAATCGCGGCGCGCGCCGGATCGTCTGCGGCGGGCCATTGCGCCGGATCGACAACTGTTATTACACGGACGACCACTACAACAGTTTTAAACGTATTGTTGAATGA
- a CDS encoding barstar family protein, with product MSDSIYAHDTAAAELFAAGDGNLFQRVMQLHAAAQAGGAPEQPAAEPGLSSNEEPMSLFTTVRPNLVQSIRAFRVQDLADEAGRLGQHFLYAYCGAAQSKQEVMETIATSFLFPKHFGKNYDALYDCLTDLVAKAGAQPGFVIVLEGLPIAQKFDKEGRETLLDVFREAAEFWAERKVAFRVFYSFA from the coding sequence ATGAGCGACTCCATCTACGCGCACGACACGGCGGCGGCGGAACTGTTCGCGGCCGGCGACGGCAATCTGTTTCAGCGCGTGATGCAACTACACGCGGCGGCACAGGCCGGCGGCGCGCCGGAGCAGCCGGCGGCCGAGCCCGGGCTTTCATCGAACGAGGAGCCTATGAGCCTTTTCACGACCGTGCGACCCAATCTCGTGCAGTCGATCCGCGCGTTCCGCGTGCAGGATCTCGCCGACGAAGCCGGTCGGCTCGGCCAGCATTTCCTGTACGCGTATTGCGGCGCCGCGCAGTCGAAGCAGGAAGTGATGGAAACGATCGCGACCTCGTTCCTGTTTCCGAAGCATTTCGGCAAGAACTACGACGCGCTGTACGACTGCCTGACCGACCTCGTTGCGAAGGCCGGCGCGCAGCCCGGTTTCGTGATCGTCCTCGAAGGGCTGCCGATCGCACAGAAATTCGACAAGGAAGGGCGCGAAACGCTGCTCGACGTGTTCCGCGAGGCCGCCGAATTCTGGGCCGAGCGCAAGGTCGCGTTCCGCGTGTTCTATTCGTTCGCGTAA
- a CDS encoding IS110-like element ISBma3 family transposase has translation MQDTQQRDAVDVFVGVDVGKGHHHAVALDRNGKRLYNKALPNDEAKLRALIAELKTHGRLLFVVDQPSTIGALPVAVARAEGVLVAYLPGLAMRRIADLHAGEAKTDARDAAIIAEAARSMPHTLRSLRLADEQLAELTMLCGFDDDLAAQVTQTSNRIRGLLTQIHPALERVLGPRLDHPAVLDLLERYPSPAALAGTGEKTLANRLTKLAPRMGKGLAAEIVQALSEQAVTVPGTQAATIVMPRLAQQLAALRQQRDEVAVEVERLVLAHPLWPVLTSMPGVGVRTAARLLTEVAHKAFASAAHLAAYAGLAPVTRRSGSSIRGEHPSRRGNKVLKRALFLSAFAALRDPVSRAYYSRKIQQGKRHNQALIALARRRCDVLFAMLRDGTIYQPKSAPNA, from the coding sequence ATGCAAGACACTCAACAACGTGACGCCGTCGATGTCTTTGTCGGCGTCGATGTCGGTAAGGGCCACCATCACGCCGTGGCACTCGATCGGAACGGTAAGCGCCTGTACAACAAGGCGCTACCCAACGACGAGGCCAAGCTGCGCGCCCTCATCGCCGAACTCAAGACTCACGGTCGACTGCTGTTCGTCGTCGATCAGCCTTCCACCATCGGCGCGCTTCCTGTAGCCGTCGCCCGCGCTGAAGGCGTACTCGTCGCCTATCTGCCCGGACTGGCCATGCGCCGCATCGCTGATTTGCACGCCGGCGAAGCCAAGACCGATGCCCGCGACGCCGCGATCATCGCCGAAGCCGCTCGATCGATGCCGCATACGCTGCGCTCGCTTCGACTGGCCGACGAGCAACTCGCCGAACTCACCATGCTCTGCGGCTTCGATGACGACCTCGCCGCTCAGGTCACGCAAACCAGCAACCGCATTCGCGGCCTGCTTACCCAGATCCATCCGGCGCTCGAGCGTGTTCTCGGACCGCGCCTTGACCATCCAGCGGTACTCGATCTGCTTGAGCGCTATCCGTCGCCCGCCGCGCTTGCCGGCACCGGCGAGAAGACGCTCGCCAATCGCCTGACCAAGCTCGCTCCGCGCATGGGCAAAGGCCTAGCGGCCGAAATCGTTCAGGCACTGAGCGAACAAGCCGTGACCGTGCCCGGCACGCAAGCCGCCACCATCGTCATGCCCCGTTTAGCCCAGCAGCTTGCAGCCTTGCGTCAGCAGCGCGACGAGGTCGCTGTCGAAGTGGAACGACTGGTGCTTGCTCACCCTCTTTGGCCGGTCCTGACCAGCATGCCGGGAGTCGGCGTCAGGACCGCCGCCAGACTCCTGACCGAGGTCGCCCATAAGGCGTTCGCTTCGGCTGCGCATCTGGCGGCCTACGCCGGCCTCGCGCCGGTTACCCGACGCTCAGGTTCATCGATACGCGGTGAACATCCATCCAGACGCGGCAACAAGGTGCTCAAGCGCGCCTTGTTCCTATCCGCCTTCGCGGCCTTGCGGGACCCAGTCTCACGGGCCTATTACTCGCGCAAGATCCAGCAAGGCAAGCGTCATAACCAAGCGCTCATCGCGCTCGCGCGGCGACGCTGCGACGTTCTGTTCGCCATGCTGCGCGACGGCACCATTTACCAACCCAAGTCAGCCCCTAACGCTTGA
- a CDS encoding 16S rRNA (uracil(1498)-N(3))-methyltransferase has product MSEATTTAAVPRFFVEAALRTDATLALPADVARHAQVLRLQPGDALALFDGNGGQYRARLVEIDKRNALAQIDAFDPAEAEPPYRVTLAQGIAGGDKMDWVIEKAVELGVAAVVPLSTARGVVKLSGERADKRVAHWRGVVRASCEQCGRNRVPDVAAIRGFGAWLDTLPAAPADGELRLLLSPRASIPFTSLPDAPPASPVTLLIGPEGGLSPDEENAARAHGFTALSLGPRVLRTETAGAAVLAALAARWGGW; this is encoded by the coding sequence ATGAGTGAAGCCACCACCACCGCAGCCGTGCCGCGCTTTTTCGTCGAAGCGGCGCTGCGCACCGATGCGACGCTCGCGCTGCCCGCCGACGTCGCCCGCCACGCGCAGGTGCTGCGGCTGCAGCCCGGCGACGCGCTTGCGCTGTTCGACGGCAACGGCGGCCAGTACCGCGCGCGCCTCGTCGAGATCGACAAGCGCAACGCGCTCGCGCAAATCGACGCGTTCGATCCGGCCGAGGCCGAGCCGCCCTATCGCGTGACGCTCGCGCAAGGGATCGCCGGCGGCGACAAGATGGACTGGGTGATCGAGAAGGCCGTCGAACTCGGTGTCGCGGCCGTCGTGCCGCTGTCGACCGCGCGCGGCGTCGTGAAACTGTCCGGGGAGCGAGCGGACAAACGCGTCGCGCACTGGCGCGGCGTTGTGCGCGCATCGTGCGAGCAATGCGGGCGCAACCGCGTGCCGGACGTCGCGGCAATCCGCGGCTTCGGCGCGTGGCTCGATACGCTGCCGGCCGCACCGGCCGACGGCGAGCTGCGGCTGCTGCTGTCGCCGCGCGCGAGCATCCCGTTCACGTCGCTGCCCGATGCGCCGCCTGCATCCCCTGTCACGCTGCTGATCGGGCCGGAAGGCGGATTGTCGCCGGACGAGGAAAACGCGGCCCGTGCGCACGGCTTCACCGCGCTATCGCTCGGGCCGCGCGTGTTGCGTACCGAGACGGCCGGCGCGGCCGTGCTCGCGGCGCTCGCCGCACGTTGGGGCGGCTGGTGA
- a CDS encoding VOC family protein: MTDPRPANVPWLTPYLAVRNTQAAIEFFKAAFGFAVRDVHDEDGAIMHVEMSYRDQLIVMFAPEGAFGSIALTPKSAHATAPQSFYLYVDDVDATWQRALDAGAKSLSAPQDQFWGDRFAQVEDLDGYRWALACRLDARSRTEHE; encoded by the coding sequence ATGACCGATCCACGTCCGGCCAACGTGCCTTGGTTGACGCCGTATCTGGCCGTCCGCAATACGCAGGCGGCCATCGAGTTCTTCAAGGCCGCATTCGGCTTCGCGGTGCGTGACGTCCACGACGAAGACGGCGCGATCATGCACGTCGAGATGTCCTACCGTGATCAACTGATTGTGATGTTCGCGCCGGAGGGCGCGTTCGGCTCGATCGCGCTCACGCCGAAGAGTGCGCATGCAACCGCTCCGCAGTCGTTTTATCTGTATGTCGACGACGTCGATGCGACCTGGCAGCGCGCGCTCGACGCCGGTGCGAAATCGCTGAGCGCGCCGCAGGACCAGTTCTGGGGCGATCGCTTCGCGCAGGTCGAGGATCTCGACGGCTACCGGTGGGCACTCGCGTGCCGCCTCGACGCACGGAGCCGTACCGAGCATGAGTGA
- the speE gene encoding polyamine aminopropyltransferase: protein MSTTLLFHPTPDVAYGFPNARRLAHVASPHQHIEVWETAQLGRLFTLDGRPMTSVGDEYVYHECMTHPAALAHPCPRKALVLGGGDGGAARQLLKHACIERIVVAELDDEVVGMARRYLGDVHQGALDDPRVEVVIGDAAHFVASTVEHFDLVVFDLTPPDSPAAGLYTREFYARLKRILTPRGAISMHLGSPVFHAARVAALLDDLRASFAFVDPLSAHVPLYGSQWLMAIASDTLDAAALFAHDVDERLAARCVHGLRYYDARLHAALFALPRTLRDTLGVRR, encoded by the coding sequence TTGAGCACGACCCTTCTATTTCATCCCACACCCGATGTCGCTTACGGCTTCCCGAACGCCCGGCGGCTCGCGCACGTCGCATCGCCGCATCAGCACATCGAGGTCTGGGAGACCGCGCAGCTCGGCCGCCTGTTCACGCTGGACGGCCGGCCGATGACGTCGGTCGGCGACGAGTACGTGTACCACGAGTGCATGACGCATCCTGCCGCGCTCGCGCACCCCTGCCCGCGGAAGGCGCTCGTGCTCGGCGGCGGCGACGGCGGCGCCGCGCGCCAGTTGCTCAAGCACGCGTGCATCGAGCGGATCGTCGTCGCCGAGCTCGACGACGAAGTGGTCGGCATGGCGCGCCGCTATCTCGGCGACGTGCACCAGGGCGCACTCGACGACCCGCGCGTCGAAGTCGTGATCGGCGACGCCGCGCATTTCGTCGCGTCGACCGTCGAGCATTTCGATCTGGTCGTGTTCGACCTCACGCCGCCGGACTCCCCCGCGGCCGGCCTCTATACGCGCGAGTTCTACGCACGACTGAAGCGGATCCTCACGCCGCGCGGCGCGATCTCGATGCACCTCGGCTCGCCGGTGTTCCATGCGGCGCGCGTCGCCGCGCTGCTCGACGACCTGCGCGCGAGCTTCGCGTTCGTCGATCCGTTGTCCGCGCACGTGCCGCTGTACGGTTCGCAATGGCTGATGGCGATCGCAAGCGACACGCTCGATGCGGCCGCGCTGTTCGCGCACGACGTCGACGAGCGGCTCGCCGCGCGCTGCGTCCACGGATTGCGCTACTACGATGCGCGACTTCATGCGGCCCTCTTTGCCCTGCCGCGCACGCTGCGCGATACACTGGGCGTTCGCCGCTGA
- the tkt gene encoding transketolase: MPPCPRFLDSFSGLDMTTSSPASTTLMANAIRALAMDAVQQANSGHPGMPMGMAEIGVALWSRHLKHNPTNPHWADRDRFVLSNGHGSMLLYSLLHLTGYDLPMEELKNFRQLHSKTPGHPEYGITPGVETTTGPLGQGLANAVGMALGEALMADEFNRDGAKIVDHHTYVFLGDGCLMEGISHEACSLAGTLKLNKLIALYDDNGISIDGDVVNWFHDDTPKRFEAYGWNVIPNVNGHDVDAVDAAIAKAKLSDKPTLICCKTVIGKGAATKAGGHDVHGAALGAEEIAKTRAALGWTWEPFVIPQEVYAAWDAKEAGKRAEAAWNDTFAQYRAKYPAEAAEFERRMANKLPADWAEKAAAIIAAANERAETVATRKASQQAIEGLAAVLPELLGGSADLTGSNLTNWKASKAVRANPEGAGVLLGNHINYGVREFGMSAAINGLALHGGHKPFGGTFLTFSDYSRNALRVAALMKVPSIFVFTHDSIGLGEDGPTHQSIEHVSSLRLIPNHDVWRPADTVETAVAWTHAVAADRPSSLIFSRQNLAFNPRTDAQIANIDKGGYVLKDWDDEIVARKIILIATGSEVELAMKAVEPLAQQGIAARVVSMPSTTVFDRQDAEYRERVLPHGVRRVAIEAGVTAFWHKYVGLEGGVVGIDTFGESAPAGVLFKYFGFTVEHVVETAKAVLA, translated from the coding sequence ATGCCGCCGTGCCCCCGTTTCCTCGACTCGTTCTCCGGACTCGACATGACGACTTCGTCTCCCGCCTCCACCACCCTGATGGCCAACGCGATCCGTGCGCTCGCGATGGACGCCGTCCAGCAAGCGAACTCCGGTCACCCCGGCATGCCGATGGGCATGGCCGAAATCGGCGTGGCGCTCTGGTCGCGCCACCTGAAGCACAATCCGACGAACCCGCACTGGGCGGACCGCGACCGCTTCGTGCTGTCGAACGGCCATGGCTCGATGCTGCTGTACTCCCTGCTGCACCTGACCGGCTACGACCTGCCGATGGAAGAGCTGAAGAACTTCCGCCAGCTGCACTCGAAGACGCCGGGCCACCCGGAATACGGGATCACGCCGGGCGTCGAGACGACCACCGGCCCGCTCGGCCAGGGTCTCGCGAACGCGGTCGGCATGGCGCTCGGCGAAGCGCTGATGGCGGACGAGTTCAACCGTGACGGCGCGAAGATCGTCGATCACCACACGTACGTGTTCCTCGGCGACGGCTGCCTGATGGAGGGCATCTCGCACGAAGCCTGCTCGCTCGCGGGCACGCTGAAGCTGAACAAGCTGATCGCGCTGTACGACGACAACGGCATCTCGATCGACGGCGACGTCGTCAACTGGTTCCACGACGACACGCCGAAGCGCTTCGAGGCGTACGGCTGGAACGTGATCCCGAACGTGAACGGCCATGACGTCGACGCGGTCGACGCGGCGATCGCGAAAGCGAAGTTGTCTGACAAGCCGACGCTGATCTGCTGCAAGACGGTGATCGGCAAGGGCGCGGCCACGAAGGCGGGCGGCCACGACGTGCACGGCGCGGCGCTCGGCGCGGAAGAAATCGCGAAGACGCGCGCGGCGCTCGGCTGGACGTGGGAGCCGTTCGTGATTCCGCAGGAAGTCTATGCGGCATGGGACGCGAAGGAAGCCGGCAAGCGCGCCGAAGCGGCATGGAACGACACGTTCGCGCAGTACCGCGCGAAGTATCCGGCCGAAGCCGCTGAATTCGAACGCCGGATGGCGAACAAGCTGCCGGCCGACTGGGCCGAGAAGGCGGCCGCGATCATCGCCGCGGCGAACGAGCGCGCCGAAACGGTCGCGACCCGCAAGGCGTCGCAGCAGGCGATCGAAGGGCTTGCCGCCGTACTGCCGGAGCTGCTCGGCGGTTCGGCCGACCTGACCGGCTCGAACCTCACCAACTGGAAGGCATCGAAGGCAGTGCGCGCGAATCCGGAAGGTGCGGGCGTGCTGCTTGGCAACCACATCAACTACGGCGTGCGCGAATTCGGCATGAGCGCCGCGATCAACGGCCTCGCGCTGCACGGTGGCCACAAGCCGTTCGGCGGCACGTTCCTGACGTTCTCCGACTACAGCCGCAACGCGCTGCGCGTGGCCGCGCTGATGAAGGTTCCGTCGATCTTCGTGTTCACGCACGATTCGATCGGCCTCGGCGAGGACGGTCCCACGCACCAGTCGATCGAGCACGTGTCGAGCCTGCGCCTGATTCCGAATCACGACGTATGGCGTCCGGCCGACACGGTCGAGACGGCCGTTGCCTGGACGCACGCGGTTGCCGCCGACCGCCCGTCGAGCCTGATCTTCAGCCGCCAGAACCTCGCGTTCAACCCGCGCACCGATGCGCAGATCGCGAACATCGACAAGGGCGGTTACGTGCTGAAGGACTGGGACGACGAGATCGTCGCGCGCAAGATCATCCTGATCGCGACGGGCTCGGAAGTCGAGCTGGCGATGAAGGCGGTCGAGCCGCTCGCGCAGCAGGGCATCGCGGCCCGCGTCGTGTCGATGCCGTCGACCACCGTGTTCGACCGCCAGGACGCCGAATATCGCGAACGCGTGCTGCCGCACGGCGTGCGCCGCGTCGCGATCGAAGCCGGCGTGACCGCGTTCTGGCACAAGTACGTCGGCCTCGAAGGCGGCGTCGTCGGGATCGACACGTTCGGCGAATCGGCGCCGGCCGGCGTGCTGTTCAAGTACTTCGGCTTCACCGTCGAGCACGTCGTCGAGACCGCGAAGGCCGTGCTGGCCTAA
- the gap gene encoding type I glyceraldehyde-3-phosphate dehydrogenase yields MTIRVAINGYGRIGRNTLRAFYENGKKHDLEIVAINDLGDAKTNAHLTQYDTAHGKFPGEVSVDGDYLVVNGDKIRVLANRNPAELPWGELGVDVVMECTGFFTTKEKASAHLKGGAKKVIISAPGGKDVDATIVYGVNHNVLKAEHTVISNASCTTNCLAPLVKPLNDKIGLETGLMTTIHAYTNDQVLTDVYHEDLRRARSATHSQIPTKTGAASAVGLVLPELNGKLDGYAIRVPTINVSIVDLSFIAKRDTTVEEVNAIMKEASEGALKGILGYNDAPLVSIDFNHNPASSTFDATLTKVSGRLVKVSSWYDNEWGFSNRMLDTAIAFANAK; encoded by the coding sequence ATGACGATCCGCGTCGCAATCAACGGCTACGGCCGTATCGGCCGCAACACGCTGCGCGCGTTCTATGAAAACGGCAAGAAGCACGATCTCGAGATCGTCGCGATCAACGACCTGGGCGATGCGAAGACCAACGCGCACCTGACCCAGTACGACACCGCGCACGGCAAGTTCCCGGGTGAAGTGTCGGTCGACGGCGACTACCTCGTCGTGAACGGCGACAAGATCCGCGTGCTGGCGAACCGTAACCCGGCCGAGCTGCCGTGGGGCGAGCTGGGCGTCGACGTCGTGATGGAATGCACGGGCTTCTTCACGACGAAGGAAAAGGCGAGCGCCCACCTGAAGGGCGGCGCGAAGAAGGTGATCATCTCGGCGCCGGGCGGCAAGGACGTCGACGCAACGATCGTCTACGGCGTGAACCACAACGTGCTGAAGGCCGAGCACACGGTGATCTCGAACGCATCGTGCACGACGAACTGCCTCGCACCGCTCGTCAAGCCGCTGAACGACAAGATCGGCCTCGAAACCGGCCTGATGACGACGATCCACGCGTACACGAACGACCAGGTGCTGACGGACGTCTACCACGAAGACCTGCGCCGCGCGCGTTCGGCCACGCACAGCCAGATCCCGACGAAGACGGGTGCCGCATCGGCTGTCGGCCTCGTGCTGCCGGAACTGAACGGCAAGCTCGACGGCTACGCGATTCGCGTCCCGACCATCAACGTGTCGATCGTCGATCTGTCGTTCATCGCGAAGCGCGACACGACGGTCGAGGAAGTCAACGCGATCATGAAGGAAGCATCGGAAGGCGCGCTGAAGGGGATCCTCGGCTACAACGACGCACCGCTGGTGTCGATCGACTTCAACCACAACCCGGCTTCGTCGACGTTCGACGCGACGCTGACGAAGGTGTCGGGCCGTCTCGTGAAGGTGTCGAGCTGGTACGACAACGAGTGGGGCTTCTCGAACCGCATGCTCGATACGGCGATCGCATTCGCGAACGCGAAGTAA